From a region of the Salmo trutta unplaced genomic scaffold, fSalTru1.1, whole genome shotgun sequence genome:
- the LOC115188318 gene encoding caspase recruitment domain-containing protein 11-like, with amino-acid sequence MNEVIKLQQQAKAKDVQRVDLIGKQRTLEDEQRKLRLTNQELSAFQQRYNKMKEERNNYNDELLRVKDENYKLAMRYATLSEEKNMAVMRSRDLQLEIDQLKHRLNKLEEECKMERRQSLKLKNDIENRPRKNRSSNWRERTRF; translated from the exons ATGAATGAAGTCATCAAGCTACAGCAGCAGGCCAAAGCTAAAGACGTCCAGAGAGTTGACCTCATTGGGAAACAGCGCACCCTGGAGGATGAACAGAGAAAACTACGGCTGACCAACCAGGAACTGTCAGCCTTCCAGCAGA GATACAACAAGATGAAGGAAGAGAGGAACAACTATAACGACGAGCTGCTGAGGGTGAAGGATGAGAACTATAAACTGGCCATGCGGTACGCAACGCTCAGCGAGGAGAAGAACATGGCTGTGATGAGGAGCAGGGACCTGCAGctggag aTTGACCAGCTGAAACACAGACTAAACAAGCTAGAGGAGGAGTGTAAGATGGAGAGAAGACAGAGTCTGAAACTGAAGAACGACATCGAGAACCGACCCAGAAAGAACAGATCTtcgaactggagagagagaacgaggttCTGA